One genomic window of Octopus bimaculoides isolate UCB-OBI-ISO-001 chromosome 2, ASM119413v2, whole genome shotgun sequence includes the following:
- the LOC106881013 gene encoding uncharacterized protein LOC106881013, whose product MAAEVDYSIILEAVECRPVIKFLYLKGHTPKETFDEMKVHGDNAPSYDIVKYWHHHVKCGWTLVEIAPIPGRPHSAIDDNTIHKVEATILEDRHMATWQLAQEVKTNVGLVKNVIHDHLHMWKLFA is encoded by the coding sequence atggctgctgaagtggactacaGTATTATATTGGAGGCTGTTGAATGCAGACCAGTGATCaagttcttatacttgaaaggtcatacaccaaaagagacttttgaTGAGATGAAAGTTCATGGTGACAATGCACCATCATATGACATAGTCAAGTACTGGCATCACCATGTCAAATGTGGTTGGACATTGGTGGAAAttgctcctattcctggacggCCACATTCCGCCATTGATGACAACACCATCCATAAAGTAGAAGCCACCATTTTGGAGGATCGCCACATGGCTACTtggcaactagcccaagaagtgaagacAAATGTAGGATTGGTGAAAAACGTCATTCACGACCATTTGCACATGTGGAAGTTGTTTGCATGA